One region of Primulina tabacum isolate GXHZ01 chromosome 17, ASM2559414v2, whole genome shotgun sequence genomic DNA includes:
- the LOC142531154 gene encoding putative GEM-like protein 8 isoform X2 translates to MEVKSSKSRIGKENMQKEHVVMGIPIRSQDYAFSAKPVLLPDPASQYQLLPSPANHYYKVRHIDSMIAKINRLGQRVDILAHGIREHVRLGPKLLETVKGKLSLGARILLLGGVDKIFNQKFDILDGEKLFKASQCYLSTTAGPIAGLLFISNHRVAFCSERLIKLSSPSRKLVKIHYKVMIPLRKIKRANESEDVKKRTQKYVQVVTEDNFDFWFMGFLNHQRTFNYLQQAIHQVR, encoded by the exons ATGGAAGTAAAGAGCAGCAAGTCAAGAATTGGGAAGGAAAATATGCAGAAAGAACACGTGGTCATGGGGATTCCAATTAGGTCACAAGATTATGCTTTCTCTGCAAAACCAGTACTTTTACCTGATCCCGCATCTCAATACCAGCTTCTGCCTTCTCCAGCTAATCACTATTACAAAGTCAGACACA TAGACTCAATGATCGCCAAGATTAACAGACTCGGGCAGAGGGTGGACATACTCGCTCATGGAATCCGAGAGCACG TGAGACTAGGACCCAAGTTACTTGAAACCGTGAAAGGAAAATTGAGTCTGGGAGCAAGAATCCTTCTGTTAGGGGGAGTGGACAAAATTTTCAATCAGAAATTTGACATCCTAGACGGCGAAAAGTTGTTCAAGGCTTCGCAGTGTTATTTGTCGACGACGGCTGGTCCTATTGCTGGACTCCTTTTTATTTCTAATCATAGAGTTGCCTTCTGCAGTGAGAGATTAATCAAACTCTCTTCTCCATCTCGAAAGCTGGTTAAAATTCATTACAAG GTTATGATTCCACTTAGGAAAATAAAGAGAGCCAACGAAAGTGAGGATGTGAAAAAGCGGACGCAGAAGTATGTGCAAGTAGTCACCGAGGACAATTTTGATTTCTGGTTCATGGGATTTCTAAATCATCAGAGAACTTTCAACTATCTGCAGCAGGCAATCCATCAAGTTAGATGA
- the LOC142531154 gene encoding putative GEM-like protein 8 isoform X3: protein MLSLQNQYFYLIPHLNTSFCLLQLITITKSDTKHAGRVDSMIAKINRLGQRVDILAHGIREHVRLGPKLLETVKGKLSLGARILLLGGVDKIFNQKFDILDGEKLFKASQCYLSTTAGPIAGLLFISNHRVAFCSERLIKLSSPSRKLVKIHYKVMIPLRKIKRANESEDVKKRTQKYVQVVTEDNFDFWFMGFLNHQRTFNYLQQAIHQVR from the exons ATGCTTTCTCTGCAAAACCAGTACTTTTACCTGATCCCGCATCTCAATACCAGCTTCTGCCTTCTCCAGCTAATCACTATTACAAAGTCAGACACA AAACATGCAGGTAGAGTAGACTCAATGATCGCCAAGATTAACAGACTCGGGCAGAGGGTGGACATACTCGCTCATGGAATCCGAGAGCACG TGAGACTAGGACCCAAGTTACTTGAAACCGTGAAAGGAAAATTGAGTCTGGGAGCAAGAATCCTTCTGTTAGGGGGAGTGGACAAAATTTTCAATCAGAAATTTGACATCCTAGACGGCGAAAAGTTGTTCAAGGCTTCGCAGTGTTATTTGTCGACGACGGCTGGTCCTATTGCTGGACTCCTTTTTATTTCTAATCATAGAGTTGCCTTCTGCAGTGAGAGATTAATCAAACTCTCTTCTCCATCTCGAAAGCTGGTTAAAATTCATTACAAG GTTATGATTCCACTTAGGAAAATAAAGAGAGCCAACGAAAGTGAGGATGTGAAAAAGCGGACGCAGAAGTATGTGCAAGTAGTCACCGAGGACAATTTTGATTTCTGGTTCATGGGATTTCTAAATCATCAGAGAACTTTCAACTATCTGCAGCAGGCAATCCATCAAGTTAGATGA
- the LOC142531154 gene encoding putative GEM-like protein 8 isoform X1: protein MEVKSSKSRIGKENMQKEHVVMGIPIRSQDYAFSAKPVLLPDPASQYQLLPSPANHYYKVRHSRVDSMIAKINRLGQRVDILAHGIREHVRLGPKLLETVKGKLSLGARILLLGGVDKIFNQKFDILDGEKLFKASQCYLSTTAGPIAGLLFISNHRVAFCSERLIKLSSPSRKLVKIHYKVMIPLRKIKRANESEDVKKRTQKYVQVVTEDNFDFWFMGFLNHQRTFNYLQQAIHQVR from the exons ATGGAAGTAAAGAGCAGCAAGTCAAGAATTGGGAAGGAAAATATGCAGAAAGAACACGTGGTCATGGGGATTCCAATTAGGTCACAAGATTATGCTTTCTCTGCAAAACCAGTACTTTTACCTGATCCCGCATCTCAATACCAGCTTCTGCCTTCTCCAGCTAATCACTATTACAAAGTCAGACACA GTAGAGTAGACTCAATGATCGCCAAGATTAACAGACTCGGGCAGAGGGTGGACATACTCGCTCATGGAATCCGAGAGCACG TGAGACTAGGACCCAAGTTACTTGAAACCGTGAAAGGAAAATTGAGTCTGGGAGCAAGAATCCTTCTGTTAGGGGGAGTGGACAAAATTTTCAATCAGAAATTTGACATCCTAGACGGCGAAAAGTTGTTCAAGGCTTCGCAGTGTTATTTGTCGACGACGGCTGGTCCTATTGCTGGACTCCTTTTTATTTCTAATCATAGAGTTGCCTTCTGCAGTGAGAGATTAATCAAACTCTCTTCTCCATCTCGAAAGCTGGTTAAAATTCATTACAAG GTTATGATTCCACTTAGGAAAATAAAGAGAGCCAACGAAAGTGAGGATGTGAAAAAGCGGACGCAGAAGTATGTGCAAGTAGTCACCGAGGACAATTTTGATTTCTGGTTCATGGGATTTCTAAATCATCAGAGAACTTTCAACTATCTGCAGCAGGCAATCCATCAAGTTAGATGA